A window of Chloroflexota bacterium contains these coding sequences:
- a CDS encoding ubiquinol-cytochrome c reductase iron-sulfur subunit, producing the protein MSTTATIASNLNTVPMTRREFLNYAWLASLGFVFVVGFGGATFFFAFPRFQAGQFGGIFALSSEEKPALTDIPKAYQEGKFWLVDLDEATGNGKQGVMALYKVCTHLGCIYDWQSVNNRFECPCHGSKFEKDGTYLEGPAPRSLDRMVVRFLDASGKELAATDAQGDPLPMPEGTQTIVVETGKIIQGVLHG; encoded by the coding sequence ATGAGCACGACTGCAACGATCGCATCGAATCTGAATACTGTCCCGATGACGCGTCGGGAATTTCTCAATTACGCGTGGCTTGCCAGTCTCGGTTTTGTTTTCGTTGTGGGCTTTGGCGGCGCAACTTTTTTCTTTGCGTTCCCGCGCTTTCAGGCAGGACAGTTTGGTGGAATCTTCGCGTTGTCGTCTGAAGAGAAACCCGCACTGACCGACATACCAAAAGCGTACCAGGAAGGCAAATTCTGGCTCGTCGATCTTGACGAGGCAACCGGCAATGGTAAGCAAGGTGTCATGGCGCTGTACAAGGTATGCACACACCTGGGATGTATTTACGATTGGCAGTCCGTCAACAATCGTTTTGAATGTCCGTGCCACGGCTCCAAATTCGAGAAAGATGGAACATACCTCGAAGGACCCGCGCCCCGCAGTCTTGACCGCATGGTCGTACGTTTTCTCGATGCGAGCGGCAAAGAACTGGCGGCGACGGACGCACAAGGCGATCCACTGCCGATGCCCGAAGGGACGCAGACGATTGTCGTCGAAACCGGCAAAATCATTCAGGGCGTACTGCATGGGTAG
- a CDS encoding prolyl oligopeptidase family serine peptidase: MRQPEYPGSDITIEQTLAPGSNYNRHVVSYKSDGLKIYALMTVPKSAKPKTGYPAIIFNHGYIAPAQYRTTERYVAYVDAIAKSGYIVFKSDYRGNGNSEGAPGGHFSPAYTIDVLNALGSVKKYKDTDPNRIGMWGHSLGGDITLRAMVVSREIKAGVIWAGTVGSYAEQTNMWGRRHGSQGGPGPGSTPSAPQGFEQFGTPQQNPQFWDSISPNNYVADLSGPLQLHHGTADQEVPLRFSEELYAQVQAVGKTIEFYKYPGSDHNISQGFTQAMQRTIAFFDKYVKGK, translated from the coding sequence ATGCGCCAGCCGGAATATCCCGGCAGCGACATCACAATCGAACAAACACTCGCGCCCGGCAGCAATTACAATCGCCACGTCGTTTCCTACAAATCGGATGGATTGAAAATCTATGCGCTGATGACGGTGCCGAAGAGTGCCAAACCAAAAACCGGGTATCCCGCGATCATTTTCAATCACGGGTACATCGCGCCCGCACAATATCGGACCACCGAACGCTACGTCGCCTACGTGGACGCGATCGCGAAAAGTGGCTACATTGTGTTCAAGTCCGATTATCGCGGGAATGGAAATTCGGAAGGCGCGCCGGGCGGACATTTCTCGCCCGCTTACACGATTGACGTTCTCAACGCGCTTGGCTCAGTGAAAAAATACAAGGACACCGATCCGAATCGAATCGGGATGTGGGGACATTCCTTGGGCGGCGACATCACACTGCGCGCGATGGTCGTCAGTCGAGAGATCAAAGCAGGCGTGATCTGGGCTGGGACGGTCGGCTCGTATGCGGAACAGACGAATATGTGGGGCAGGCGACATGGATCGCAAGGCGGACCGGGTCCCGGCTCTACGCCTAGCGCGCCACAAGGGTTTGAACAATTTGGCACGCCCCAACAGAATCCGCAATTCTGGGACTCGATCTCTCCGAACAACTATGTCGCCGATTTGTCTGGACCTTTGCAACTGCATCACGGCACGGCGGATCAAGAAGTGCCGCTCCGATTCTCGGAAGAATTGTACGCTCAGGTGCAAGCTGTCGGCAAAACAATCGAGTTCTACAAATATCCCGGCAGCGACCACAACATCTCGCAGGGTTTCACGCAAGCCATGCAGCGGACGATTGCGTTTTTCGACAAATATGTGAAAGGAAAATAG
- a CDS encoding C39 family peptidase: MHSIRFRFKHDIEISKRRTARRRIVLFALAFLMTILCLGALLTLSLVISTQNSVFDFVQQKYLSLRYRAMEYLPQPERPEFVPPPFDTEAFETQSPLIGVELPRELAHLSIQSMIEPAATPAPTRTPTPTRTPTRTVNLVPIQPTVALKGIKQEWQKWNNCGPATLSMYLGYYGRGDKQSEIAAFVKPNPDDKNVRPDELAAYAERVGMRAIFRENGTLERLKLLLSNGLPVMIETGFVPKDKDWMGHYKLLIGYDDTLREFTLMDSYNGPNLKISFDVVDADWRAFNRLYLIVYPVDRDAVVRAIVGDEVNDQTMYAQAVVRARAEIEANPNDAFAHFNLGTSLNGLQRYAEAAATFDRARVLGLPWRMMWYQFGAYDAYVQTKRYVEVLALADATLRTANDLEEAHYYKGMALRALGQDEAARREFETALRYNKNYQDAQRALQASLN, translated from the coding sequence ATGCACTCGATTAGGTTTCGTTTCAAGCATGACATAGAGATCAGCAAAAGACGGACTGCGCGCCGCCGGATTGTCCTGTTCGCGCTCGCATTTCTGATGACGATTTTGTGCTTGGGTGCGCTGCTCACGTTGTCTCTCGTCATCTCGACCCAGAATTCAGTGTTCGATTTCGTGCAACAAAAATATCTATCGCTGCGTTATCGCGCGATGGAATACTTGCCACAGCCCGAGCGACCCGAGTTTGTTCCGCCGCCTTTCGACACAGAGGCATTTGAAACGCAATCGCCACTCATTGGCGTGGAACTGCCCAGGGAACTCGCGCATCTGAGCATCCAAAGCATGATCGAACCGGCAGCAACACCTGCGCCGACTCGCACGCCAACACCGACGCGCACGCCGACCCGCACGGTAAATCTCGTTCCGATTCAACCAACAGTTGCACTCAAAGGCATCAAGCAAGAGTGGCAAAAGTGGAACAACTGTGGTCCGGCGACGTTGAGTATGTACCTGGGTTACTATGGACGCGGTGACAAGCAAAGCGAGATTGCCGCGTTCGTCAAGCCGAATCCCGACGATAAAAATGTTCGCCCCGATGAACTGGCAGCGTACGCTGAGCGCGTCGGGATGCGCGCGATCTTCCGCGAGAATGGAACGCTGGAGCGACTCAAGCTGTTGCTCTCGAACGGTCTGCCGGTGATGATCGAGACCGGGTTTGTCCCCAAGGACAAGGATTGGATGGGACATTACAAGTTGTTGATCGGTTACGACGACACGCTGCGCGAATTCACGCTCATGGATTCGTACAACGGACCGAATCTGAAAATTTCCTTCGATGTGGTGGACGCCGACTGGCGCGCTTTCAACCGGCTCTACCTGATCGTCTATCCGGTGGACCGCGACGCGGTAGTGCGGGCGATCGTGGGCGATGAGGTAAACGATCAAACGATGTACGCGCAAGCTGTTGTGCGAGCGCGCGCGGAGATCGAAGCGAATCCGAATGACGCGTTTGCACATTTCAACCTGGGCACAAGTTTGAACGGTTTGCAACGTTACGCCGAAGCCGCCGCTACTTTCGACCGCGCGCGTGTGCTCGGCTTGCCGTGGCGGATGATGTGGTATCAATTTGGAGCGTACGACGCGTACGTGCAAACGAAACGCTACGTCGAAGTACTCGCTCTCGCCGACGCGACGTTGCGGACCGCGAATGATTTGGAAGAGGCGCATTATTACAAAGGTATGGCGTTGCGCGCCCTGGGGCAGGATGAAGCAGCGCGCCGCGAGTTTGAGACCGCGCTGCGTTACAACAAGAATTACCAGGACGCGCAACGTGCGCTCCAAGCTTCGTTAAACTGA